GGAGATTCCAGGCTAACTACGTCCAAAATGGGAGTCCTCCACAGCAGGGGCAAATCACACGGCATTTCTCTGAGACAGAGCTCATGTTCCAGGGGGGGAGAAACCGCAGGAGCCGTGGACAAATACAGTCATCAGCACATTGCAGGACAGGCCCTGAGCTGCTCTATTATCATGCCGCGGGCTTACTTGTAAGCTATTATTAGTCACTTCTTCAGGGTTTGATCTGTAAGACTTTAAGACTATATTTGTCAGACCTGATAAGAAGAATTTTGCATAGTGTGAAAAATATTTTGACACTACAATTGCGGCGTCAATCAGCGATTGCAGAGATGCCCTCACTGAGCCGGGCTTTGTCAGATGGATTAGCTTTTCTGAAAGACAGAAGAGTTTCGTGCTTTATCTAAAGAAGAAACTGTgcacttatttttttattattttttttttgcataggTGACGAGTGCTTTAAAGTATTGTATTACCAGAGTACCTCTGAGACCTTATGCTCTTTTgtactgtaatttaaaaaaaatgttctggcTGAGTAAACGATGACATCAAAAACACAGGTTACATAAGACTACCATGAACTGTGCAGAAGATCATTtctattacttttttttcccccagtaaGAAAGTGTTTACACATTTGATTCTAGACAGATAAAGCCAGAAGAGTCAAATGTGCCAAGGGTCATGATCTTGGACAGTGCTGCATTTCTCTTCTCCATGTCTCCAATCTAATGCGCTGGCTACACGCCCGGATTAAcaagacaaaaacatttctgctctctTCCCAATTTTGTGCTCACCATTATATGGTAGATGGTCTTTTACACAAAGATAAGCAATAACAAATGGAAGTCCTGAAGGCTGGCAATCGTTACACAGCCAATTTAGGTTTCTCTGTAATGCTTTATGATTAGGCCGGCCCACTTTGACTCCGAGGAGGTGTTAAACACGACCCCTCTGTAATCCAATATGCAGCAGCTTTCAATTATGCTGCCCAAGGAGTTACAGGCCTTGTTATCCTTATGCAGGAGTTACATTTACCTCAACAACCAGTAGCACATTCCTCCAGATCTTCAAAAACTCTGAAAACTTATTTTACTAATAATATAAATGAATTCTAGGGGAATAGCTCATATTTTAATTCTCCTGAACCCTTGAGGAAATGCTTAATTACACACAGGAAATATGATTTTAAAGAGATTCTAAACTGAACTTTATCTCAGATTCAATCAAGCAAAGATGAGGATAATATTAGCTGCCTTTATTCATTCATATTCATGCTGAATGCTAAAGTAAGCTTTCACTCTTGCGGTCAAAGCAGAAACAGACGCATTTAAAGTCtgcaaattaagatgaatttccTTCATGACTTATGATTAATTGTCTGAATGCAACCAATTTCCCAGTTTTGGTAGGAGCTATATATACACAGAACTGATGCAACATGCTCAATACTTTAAACAGAGCTTTGAATAGCATCATCTGGTGGTGTCTCAAATTTTCCATGAGTTAAGATGTCCAGGCCTGCAGAGTGGAACAGATGCATGTTGGAGTGCGTAAGGGACAAGCGGTGGCAGTCGCTCAAGCGGAGCCGCAGCCAGAACGACAAACTAAGCTAAGCGCACGATCCTACCAGCGACTTAATTAACCAAAGTGATCAGCACATCACTGTTCGGGGCAGTGAGGTGTATTAGTAACTATCAAACCACGTGTGTATGTATTGCTTTTGAAGCTCGGACTTCAATTTAAACAAACCAGGCTCAGCATATTTTATAAATTACACTTACAGCCAGAGGCAAAGCAACAGTGTCTGCTCACACCAGCAGTGATATGAACAGCAAAGACACTGAGACACTCAGATTTATGGATTACGCATGAATATAATGCATCTGTGACACTCAGCAGGGCAAGTGAGCCATTTTCTTTCAGTTGACTGTATCTTTGCCAACTTCTGCCCAGCCTACACTGACATGTGTATGCATGTTGCTTCTGTACCTGTTTGTTTCTTGTGGTTAATGAAGACAAAACCAGTGTATCTTGATGAGCAAGCTTTTTCTGGTAATAGACCTATGTTAACATCAAGATTCTCTTGATATTGCATCAAAATAAGGTTTTGGTTTATTCCTATTTGTGCTTTTAAATGTAGAAGTAACAGATTGAGCATAGCTGTGTCTTCTGCTTAACAGTTGATAGTTTCCCCCTAAACATCTCcatgttttccattttcttaCTTGCATTCTTTAGAGTTGGACACTAACTCATGGAGCCCCCTTCAGTGGTCCTGCTAGGGCTCCTTCTAGTTTATGGACTAACCTGTGGAGTCCAGCAGACGTTGGGGAGTCGCTCAGACGGCAGCCGTGGCAGGGGCAGTACCCAAGAATTTGAGAGCAGCGAGGAGGGTCTGGAAAGAGATTTTATCTACGCAGGAAGGAGCAAACGTGCTCCAGCTGACCAGCAGCAGGACAAATGTTCCTACACTTTCATTGTACCTCAACAAAAAGTGACTGGAGCCATCTGTGTCAACTCCAAGGAGCCAGAGGCCATGCTGGAGAACCGGGTCAACAAACAAGAGTTAGAGCTGCTTAATGTGGAACTACAGAAGCAGAAGAGGCAGATCGAGACCCTGCAGCAGTTGGTCGAGGTGGATGGGGGCATCGTCAACGAGGTCAAGCTTCTGAGGAAAGAGAGTCGAAACATGAACTCCAGGGTCACTCAGCTGTACATGCAGCTGCTCCACGAGATCATCAGGAAGAGAGACAATGCGCTAGAACTGGCACAGATGGAGAACAAGATCCTCAACCAAACCTCTGAGATGCAACAGCTCACCAGTCGGTACAAAGATCTCGAGCACAAATACCAGCACTTGGCTTCTTTAGCCACCAACCAGTCAGCTCTCATTGCCGTGTTGGAGGAGCAGTGCCGGAGTCGACCTCCTCCTCGCCATGTTCCCGTGCCCCAGCCCCAGCAGCGGCCTCAGCCTCCACCACAACCCTCACCCCCTATTAACAAGCCCTACCAGCCGCCTGTAATCCCACGCATCAACAACCCAATCAGCAATGAAATCCAGAGTGACCAAAAGTCTCTTCCACCAGTTCTTCCAACAATGCCCACTGGTACGCACAGCCCATCTACCACTGACAAGCCCTCTGGTGAGTCTAACAGTCCAACAGAAAACATTTGTATTTGATGCATTGGTACCAAAACAAACCAGCTGCCATGACAAACAGCATTCGCAAACAAAGaccgtgtttgtgagtgaaccTCTTAATCATTAACACCCATTCTTCATAGTCATAGCGAATTTAAATTTGTCCCACACATTCCTAGAGGAGAGAGCTGGCCGTGAGAACAGAAACGCTGTTGTCTTCTGCCTTTTCAGATGCATATCATCAAATTGCCACGATTTAACCCGCATAAAAACACAAGCATGGCTAACTGTGTGTGCCTAAATGGATACCTGGCCCTAAGCCCATTGTCCTTTTGAACATGTGTGTGCAGATTTAAGAATTGATGCGAAGGGCATTTGGTGGGATCAGTTGCAGTGAATAGTACACCGCCACTCCTTTTTATTAAAAGACTTTCATTTTGGTGGAAAAACAGCGGCCTATTCCCAGCATTTCCAGTGGGAGCGTTTTCCGTTGACATTTCGTGCCACTGCATGCCACTTTTCACCAGGCTGCATGTGAACAGTAGCCTTTGTATGAATTTTTGAAAGGAGGCAAGTAATTTCCTGCCCACGGTCATGCAACTAACACCCCAAAAAGTTATTCAAAACCGTAACAGAAAGCTACACACCATGAAGAAGTAAAGAGAGGAAGACAGGGATTTgaaaggcaaacagaaaacatgagGATGAAGtcttacacacaaaaaaaagggagggtGTAACTACAAACAGAAAGAGATACCCTGAGTCAATGATATCATTTGTTCCAGCTGAACCAGGCAAGACTCAGTCATATGTTCCACCGAAGAAGCAGACTTTATCAGGCAGAACAGAGCAAGGGCAGGGCAGGGCAACTTTCTGGCTTGTATCGGCCCAACACAGACATTCCTGAGAGTAAATGGGTGGCTAAGAGTGGACTATGAAACAGATATCATCCACAGTGATTTCTTGAAACCAGAAACATGTGTATAACAACACGTTCTTTGCTTCTTTCTTTCATatgcttcctttttttcctcttgtaaaACACTGATGGACCTCATCCTCCACCTCCAACGCGCCGTGCGGCCCAtaattgtctttctttttgcatttaaaaactgtaacacGGGCCAGTTAGCAAACCACTCAAGCATGCAATCTTGAGaacttaaatacattttaacatttttgcaGATGAGTGTTTTTACCATATTTGCTATGCTTGGAAGAAATATAGGCACATGTTCAAATTAGGGTAGATACAGCTGCTGAAAAATAATGCAGTTTTGATGCTGCTCAGGCTGTTCTGTgcagtttctttcccctctgCAATAACATTAACATCTTGgtaatataaacacacacaaaactctaACGTGTTATACATGACTGAAACTTTTTTGCTATTGTTTCATCATTCAGCAGTCAGGATTCCCTTTGCCCTCATGCCAGTGTTTCTTTTGGCTGCGCAATCAGCAGCCATTTCCCTTGTGATAGTAGAAGCCAAAGTCAATTCTACTGTTAAAATGAGAGCCTGTGCAGAAAACTGGGATTCCCTGTGGTAAAGTACAGTAACTCTTTGTGTCACTCtgagtttttctctttttctgactcTCAACCTTTGAGCAAAGACTTGCAACTGAGTGTGTTTTACATGCTGTGTACACATTATGCTTTAATCTTTCTGTCTAGGCCCGTTTAGAGACTGTCTGCAGGCTCTAGAAGACGGACACGCAAACAGTGGCATGTACCTGGTGAAGCCAGAGAATGCCAACCGACTTATGCAAGTGTGGTGTGACCAGAGGCACGACCCAGGCGGCTGGACTGTGATTCAGAGGAGGGTGGACGGCTCTGTCAACTTTTTCAGGAACTGGGAGACATACAAGGTGCGACAGCTTCACACCAGATCAAGGACTTCATGGTCTGGAGGGAAGCTGGTTACTTATGTAGGGTGTTTTGACACTAACCAGATGTCAGTGACCAATGAATAGGTGACTGTTAAGCTTTCCACGTGTCTAATATAGTCTGATTGCCCCTGCATAAGTCACAGCTTAATAACTCATTAATTTCAGCAACATTCAGTGGTCTTCTGAGACAAATTCACACATACAAAACTATTGGATTGCATTTGGAAGTCATGTTAGTGTGTTGTATTATCATTACTGACATTCTGGAAAAATACTTTTTGAATATTACATCAGAACTACCAGATAAATGGCTATGGAGGGCTGTGGAGAACATTACCACTTACCCAGGGGAACTAATTTCCTCTATCTCTTGAATGGGAAACCTCTTACAGTGGAAGACGGCGTTCATAGGTAAACATTTATAGGCTGTGACTCCTGATTAAATCTTAGCTCAGAGGAACAAAAGAaacttttgcaaaaaaaacctcTAAACCACACAAGATCTCAAATTGCCTTTGTGCACTCATCAAAAGAAGTGTTTCCACAATTTGAAACACCACAAACCAACTTATAATATGACCAGAGCCAGAAAATAGTGGCGAGCCAGGATCAAGTATGTTGGCTTTCACACTAAATGCACTGTATCCTGCTGCATTCTCAATAACAACATAACAGTGGAAATCTGGAAAACTGACTGAAGCTATAAATTCGACTCAAAGGGT
This region of Pelmatolapia mariae isolate MD_Pm_ZW linkage group LG12, Pm_UMD_F_2, whole genome shotgun sequence genomic DNA includes:
- the angptl2b gene encoding angiopoietin-related protein 2b, coding for MEPPSVVLLGLLLVYGLTCGVQQTLGSRSDGSRGRGSTQEFESSEEGLERDFIYAGRSKRAPADQQQDKCSYTFIVPQQKVTGAICVNSKEPEAMLENRVNKQELELLNVELQKQKRQIETLQQLVEVDGGIVNEVKLLRKESRNMNSRVTQLYMQLLHEIIRKRDNALELAQMENKILNQTSEMQQLTSRYKDLEHKYQHLASLATNQSALIAVLEEQCRSRPPPRHVPVPQPQQRPQPPPQPSPPINKPYQPPVIPRINNPISNEIQSDQKSLPPVLPTMPTGTHSPSTTDKPSGPFRDCLQALEDGHANSGMYLVKPENANRLMQVWCDQRHDPGGWTVIQRRVDGSVNFFRNWETYKQGFGNIDGEYWLGLENIYWLTNQGNYKLLVTLEDWSGRKVFAEYASFRVESEADFYKLRVGRYHGNAGDSLTWHNGKQFTTLDRDHDVYTGNCAHYQKGGWWYNSCAHSNLNGVWYRGGHYRSRYQDGVYWAEFRGGAYSLKKVVMMIRPNPNTFH